A genome region from Arachis duranensis cultivar V14167 chromosome 8, aradu.V14167.gnm2.J7QH, whole genome shotgun sequence includes the following:
- the LOC107461312 gene encoding uncharacterized protein LOC107461312 yields the protein MDMSKDWMDTPRHEKEYQVGVERFLHFAFSSKGVLQGEELQCPCAKCCNKLWLKRDDVYDHLICHGFVKGYRRWFNHGESLFAMDIDSDIGGAYNCNDNIDELLRDRFRDNTQVDGQNMGPNECAKEFYKLVDEASQELYPGYKGFTRLSFTLRLFLLKCLHGWSNASFTSLLELLKEAMPYLNIPISVDKTKNMVKNLGHDYQKIDACRNDCMLYQNGNKNDSSCHVCGTSRYIENHEEDDDVTSSRKPRKVAAKTLKHFPLIPRLQRLFMCTRTVEAMSWHHNERVKDRSLRHPTDGESWKAFDNRHEDFAKEPRNVRLGLASDGFNPFRTLSSTHSTWPVVLMVYNLSPWMSMKPNYFMLSLLIPGPQSLGNDIDVYLQPLIEELKELWESGVETYYSKENKTFNIRACLLWTINEFPAYAILSGWSIKGKLACPCCNDETSSIYLKHSHKTVYMDHRRFLPMNHPWRHNKRSFNGKTELRSPLQLLEGLIYCKRYNLDVMHIEKNIVDSIIRTLLDIPGKTKDHAAAHFDLKNMAIRKNLQPKDTKDGKKTKLAKACFSMTPAEKIIFCSVLKAAKLPDGSTSNIA from the exons ATGGATATGTCGAAAGACTGGATGGATACACCACGTCATGAGAAAGAATATCAAGTTGGTGTAGAAAGATTTTTACACTTTGCTTTCTCATCAAAGGGAGTTCTTCAAGGGGAAGAACTTCAATGTCCATGTGCAAAGTGTTGTAATAAACTTTGGTTAAAGAGAGATGACGTATATGATCATCTAATATGCCACGGTTTTGTAAAAGGTTATAGGCGGTGGTTTAATCATGGGGAATCACTTTTTGCTATGGATATTGACAGTGACATAGGCGGGGCATATAACTGCAATGATAATATTGATGAGTTGTTACGTGATAGATTTCGAGATAATACACAAGTTGACGGACAAAACATGGGGCCTAACGAATGTGCAAAGGAATTCTATAAATTGGTAGACGAGGCAAGCCAAGAACTATACCCCGGGTATAAAGGATTCACAAGATTATCCTTTACCCTTCGTCTTTTCTTGTTAAAATGCTTGCATGGTTGGAGTAATGCGTCATTTACTTCTCTCTTGGAATTATTGAAAGAAGCAATGCCATATTTGAATATTCCTATTTCTGTTGATAAAACCAAGAATATGGTGAAGAACTTGGGTCATGACTACCAAAAGATCGATGCATGTCGCAATGACTGCATGTTGTATCAGAACGGGAATAAGAATGACTCATCTTGTCATGTCTGTGGAACATCCCGTTATATTGAGaatcatgaagaagatgatgatgttaCCTCATCTAGAAAGCCTCGCAAAGTTGCTGCAAAAACTTTAAAGCATTTCCCTTTGATTCCCAGACTTCAACGACTTTTTATGTGCACAAGAACTGTCGAAGCTATGTCTTGGCATCACAATGAGCGTGTTAAAGACAGGTCCTTAAGGCATCCTACCGATGGTGAATCTTGGAAAGCATTTGACAATCGACATGAAGATTTTGCAAAGGAGCCTCGTAATGTGAGACTTGGGTTAGCAAGCGACGGATTCAATCCATTCCGAACTTTGAGCAGTACACACAGTACATGGCCTGTTGTTCTGATGGTGTATAATCTATCCCCTTGGATGAGCATGAAGCCTAATTATTTTATGCTATCTTTACTCATTCCTGGACCACAATCACTGGGAAATGACATTGATGTCTATCTTCAACCGTTGattgaagaattaaaagaattatgGGAGTCAGGTGTCGAAACATATtattcaaaagaaaacaaaacattCAACATAAGAGCATGCCTTTTGTGGACAATTAATGAGTTCCCGGCGTATGCTATATTATCTGGGTGGAGTATAAAGGGAAAATTAGCTTGTCCATGTTGTAATGATGAGACTTCTTCTATCTATCTGAAACATAGTCACAAGACTGTTTATATGGATCACCGAAGGTTTTTACCCATGAATCATCCATGGAGGCATAACAAAAGATCTTTCAATGGAAAAACTGAACTCAGGTCTCCACTACAGTTGTTAGAAGGTTTAATATATTGCAAGAG atacaaccttgaTGTCATGCACATAGAGAAGAATATAGTTGATAGCATAATTAGAACTCTTTTAGATATTCCCGGAAAGACAAAAGATCATGCAGCTGCTCATTTTGACCTTAAAAACATGGCTATTAGGAAAAACCTTCAACCAAAAGATACAAAAGATGGGAAAAAAACTAAGTTAGCAAAGGCATGCTTTTCAATGACTCCAGCAGAGAAAATAATCTTTTGTAGTGTGTTGAAAGCGGCAAAATTACCAGACGGTAGCACTTCCAATATTGCTTGA